The Papaver somniferum cultivar HN1 unplaced genomic scaffold, ASM357369v1 unplaced-scaffold_75, whole genome shotgun sequence genome includes the window AATTAATTTCATGGCATTGACAATGTCTTGATCTTTTCTCTGCAATGCTTTTGAAAAATCGTTGGTAATTCCCAGAATAGTTCTCATCAAGTGTAAgctgaaaataaaattgaaattctGCAAAGCATCTAGGAGAACCTTGGCTTCAAACTTCTTATCAGAATCTACAACTAAGTCTTCCAAAAGTGTTACAATAGATGAGGATGTGTTAATTAAGCTTACTATTGTACTGTGATGCGAACCCCAACGTGTATCATTTACTCTTTTAAGAGTCCTTTCTTGATTAAGGCCTCGCCCACTTACAATATCACCACTACACAGTGCCTTAAAGACTGCATCAGCTTGCTTGGAACGAAGCATATCTTGATGTTTGGCTGATCCAGCCACCACATTCACCAAGTTACTCATTATGACATAAAGGTGTTCAACATATGTATGTTTTTTTGCAACAACCACAACAGCTAGCTGCAGTTGGTGAGCAAAACAGTGCACAAATTACGCGGAATCGTTATCTTTCAAAATCATTGCCTTAAGACCATTATACTCACCTTTCATATTGCTTTCCCCATCATAACCTTGCCCTCGCAATCTGGAAATACTCAATCCATGCCGAGAAAAGAAATCATCGACAGTAGCTTTAAGTGAAACGACAGTCGTACTGTTGACATGTTCGATTCCTAAGAAACGCTCGATTACTTGGTCTTTGTGCACATATCGCAAGACTATAGCCACCTGCTCCTTCGAAGATATATCTTTAGATTCATCTAAGAGGATAGAAAATGGTCCATCACCGATTTCTTTAACAATTTGACTTAGGATTTCAGAAGAAAAACACTTGGTTATATCTTTCTGAATATCTGGTGCTATCAGCTTTTGATTCCCTGGAGCATTATCTAGTACATCAACTCTAATTTCCTCATTATTATCTGCCAACCACTGTAAGAGCTCTATAAAGTTTCCTCTGTTATGcgactcttcatcttcatcttcatcatggcCACGGAATGCAAGTCCTTGCCGCAAAAGAAACCGAGAACAATTAATTGAAGCTCTTAACCTTTTCCTATACTCCCTTTTAGTCTCCTCCGACTTTTTAAATATAACTGAATTGATGTGTTGCTTCTGGTTAAGTAACGCCACACAGTTCTTCAAAGAAATGTTGTGTGCACTGTTGCGTTTCCCATTATGGTTGTGCAACCTGGTTTTCTTCCTCCAATTTCTGAAACCTTTGCCAACAAATGAATCACCACTACTTGGCCTAAACAAATAACAACATAGACAATAAACTGCATCATTTGCAACACTGTATTCCAACCAACTTGGGTGATCATTAAACCAGGAATTGCAGAACTTTCTTGACTTCCCACCGAGTATTGATGTCGGATAAGCATGTTGTTTTGGCTGACAAGGACCTCTTTGTAGATACGCTCTTAGAACTTGGTATCAGATATTGGgatcataatcaaaaattggAGGTCGCAGTCCCGAGTCTGAAGGTAGACTTGCTAATAGGTCTTCATTCACACTGTTTTCTATGGAAGACTCATTTTGGGGAGTTGAAACTGGTGGTGCGATATTCTGGCAGTTGAAATTGGCGGTGCTATATTCTGGGCAATTGAACGGGCACCATGAGGTAGAAAAATTGTTGTTGTAGTGTGCAGGTTCGAGGACAAAGATAATGTTGATTCATTGATGtccttgtttattttcttgaagtACCTAAACATCTTTACCTGAATTATGAGAATCACACATTAAAAATCATTTAAAGTTGATGATACAACATGACAAACCAATGGGTAAAGGAATTAGgataaaatacaaaagaaaacaaaaaaaactttatTATGGTCAAGCTGTTACTCTTTTGGATACATAATTGATTGATAGTAAAAGAGGTATCCTATGATTGTTAAACAGATAATGATACAATCAAGTTTTAGTTAAAACAGGAAATCATTTCTATACTTATTTATCTTAGAacacaacaacaaaatttcattaataatTAGAAACAATATACAAATGCATAAATGGATGATATTGATAGTACAACATACAAGTTGTGCAAAGAAATGCATCATCATTCTCATTCATCATGCCAAAATTCATACAAAAATAGGAGAAAATAATCCAGTAATTCCTATTGAATGTAATTGATAAACCATGATccatataaataatataatcaaAAAATTGATTACTAAGCCATTAAAGAacaattataagtaaaaaaaacTCAATCTTTAATTTTTCTTACCACAACAAATCCAAGTTATGATGTACAACATCTATTTGTAGAAATGATGTAACACGTTTTCCCTTAAAATCAATAAATCTCTCCTCAATTTGTTAGAATCTGAAATATAAATCAAACACCCACTGTTACAATAAACCCATAatatcaattagagaaaaacattACAAAAATTACATACAATCGAGGAAGAACGAATGAAAAAGTTAAGAAATTTGAGGAGTAAAGAACCCTAACCTGGAAACGAAATCGATGAAGAGGATAACCAGATTATCTTTATTTGTTGATGTATCCCCTTTAAACTTAAGGAGATCATCATTTTTAGCAATAAATTAGGAGATTTGGGTTGAAAAAAAGTTGATTTCAGAGTTGTTAGAGGGTTTGTAGGAGTAAGATTGACTGATGAAGGAAGTAAAGTTGAGTTTATTCCTCTGTTATGCTGGTAAAGTTGTAAATGTCGTGGGGGCATCTGGGTTATATCAAACGAGaaacatttaggatttttttttataaaacgtgTGGGGGAAGGCGACCCCAGGTGCACCCTTGTAGATTCGCCCCTGGGTACGCATGTACTGCCCCATCAAAATAATTTGATTACCCCAGGTTCAGGTGGACTCCAATGAGGACTATTAAGTAAACTATTTTCAGGTTGCAAATGCTGAGCTGCTTCAAGTTTAGAATAGGCAGTAAATAACAACCGAGCATCTTGAGGAATCTGATGAACAATAATTGATTTCTTACCAATAATCAGTCGGTTCCTGGCTTTCCAAATAATCCTGAAAACGTTAGTTCCATAGTAAAGCCAGGCATAACTATCTCTTATCGTCAACCATCTTGCAACTAATCCTTTAACTGAGAGAGAAGCATTTGAGTCGAACATAATAATGTCTTAAATTCAACCGCCCCAGAATTGGTATCCGTTATCCACGCTCAAATTCTGCTTTGTTAGTGTAACCTAAATTGTAATATGTGCTCAAAAATGGTTATTTGCACCAAATTATATGTCTATAACCGGTTAAAAAATTATCATGAGACACGTGATTGGCGATATTAGGGATGGTCATGTGTCGGGTATGCCAATCTCAGTCACTTCCCTGTTCGTAAATAAAATACCCATACCCTCTCCATTACCCACATGAATTGGGGGTGTAGGGTATGGAAAATACCTGTACGGGACGGACTTTTGATGGGTTACCCATAATATTAAGTTAACATATGATGTAAGAAACGATAATAACCTAAAAATAACGGATTCAAAAATCTTAATTTAGAATTTATTCTTAAGACGGACAAACAAAATAATTGCTCTATATATTACTATCAATAGTCTTTATGCTTCTTAATTCCTCATTATTAAGCATTTTTCACCACGAACCGTCTCATCATATACTTCAAATTTTTTCTAATTAACTTGTAGATAATGTATTTGATCAGTTATTAGTACAAAGAAGTGAAAATAATGAATGAACAAAAACGATCAAGAATtcaataaataaaagaaataactcGGCCAATTAAGTGATATAAATATATTATCTTAACATGATTACACAATCAAGAAAAACAACATATATCGCCGTATGATTGAAAATATGATTAACTATTAATAATCGACGATCACTAATTAATTTAGAGGTCTAGAGTTAtatagaaaatattttatttattggaACGCTTAATAAACACTAATAAAAGGAACATAAATATGATATAAATGCTTATATAATAGTCTAAATCCTAAGATATAAAAGCTATGAGGCAGGTAACGGGCAAGGACCTTGAATCTCATCCCCGAAACATGAATTTCGAGTACTATCCATACTCTGAACCATTCCCATTTATGTGGGTAAAATCCTACGCAGACGGGGTGGGTACCCACTGGGATGGGTTCAGTTGGGGCAAACGACCATCCCTAAATGACATGCCAATTATCCCGATTCCCACGGTATTTTGGCTGTTGTGGGTCCCTTCTCTGTGAGAGTCGGGTTTATCCACGACACCGACCCACCGTAAATGTATCATTTTTGTTAAGATGTAAACTGACCTgatgtcatttttttttcttatgaaaatgATTTTTAATGGAACTAAGATTTACTTATTAGAATGGATCAAACTTTGTTGTTTTCGTTTTACCTAAGATTAAACCAGCTAAGTTATTATATATACGTGGAAACTTTtttagacaaatcccaatgaaaaaatcataagaaaGGGTGGTAACTTTTCAAGGTTTCTATTCGAATGCTCAAATTCATTCGCTCAATAATATTTACAGCCTAATGAAGTTGTACCAAAAGGTTTGTTGTTTAATAGAAATTTCGTCGACACGTATGGAACTAGAAATTTAGCTTGGGAGGGCTTTTGGTCTTGATCATCCGTACGCACCTGGTTTAAGCCTGTTACTTACACCTATTTTATCAGCTCAACCTAAAATAGGTAGTGAAAGAAAAGGCTCTTTGGGTTTTATGGGTGGCTTAAGCGGTGCCAAGTCTGGATGTGGTTCCACGTAAGTGAGCTAGGGCGTATCCGGCCAATTTCACCAATTTTATGTGTTTATTTGTAGTCTTATTTACTTGCACGTATTTGTGCGATTTCAAAGCTGCTGCTTGGGTTATTCATGTGGAGTTTACAAATCTTATACTCAAATAAGAAAAAGAACTCTTTTTGGTAGGAGACTCCCTAAATTACTAAGTCGTCCTCATTTAAATTACGAAGCTCTATTATATTATgtaattttaataaaatttaaagaTATAAATTATATTAAATAACACCGTATTAAAAATGTCATTAAAAATATACATATTTATTCAAATGGCATTATTTTAAAAAGTGAAAATTTCTTAGGAACCCAAGTTTGAACCATCTCTCTTTCACAAATCCGTAAATAAAATGGTATATATGTCTAGCCCAAAATGTAAGATCTACTGCTAAGATTAACAGTTTAACAATGAATTGAAATTTTCAAACTTTCTGCAAGACTAAACTacccatttttttttgttaatttaagtCAAATGATTTTGGCGCATATGTTGGCATTATTGGTGGACGTTACTGCTAACCTTTATCGTACTAACTAATTTATCCTGCTAACTAattaatataaagaaaaaaatgtttttgaGGTCAATTAGTTGATGCCGTTATTTATGGCCGGCAATTAATCTTATTAGGTCAGTCAGTTGTAAAATTATTTGAAATTCTTCATAGAGTCTTATTAGTTTTGTTGATGTTGAAATCAACGACGATCATTTTTCTTTAACAGGGTAAGTGGTCTGTAATATTAGCTATTGAGTTTTTACTTTTTCTTCAATATTTAGTAGCTTCAAAGTGGTTTATAGGTATTTGATTTAGTTCTTTTTGGTAAGTTTGTTTAATGATTTTTTCACAAGTTTTCTTTGAGTTTTTTTTCTCATTCATCCTTATGATTTCTTGCGCATTATCTTTTAATTTTGGGGTTTATTAGGATTTCACGTAAATATGAACTAGTGATAATTGAGACTTTCACGAGTATATTTGCACGTGATAATTGCAGTTTTACTAAAGAAAACTATGATTTTCACTGATATTACATGTGAAAACTGAATTTTTCACCCATGACGTCACcgtgaaaattgaaattttcatccAATAATTCCACTTCtcaccaaaaaaaacaaaaagttcACCCCTGACGTCACtctgaaaatttcaattttcacaaaaaataaataaattgggaTTACACCGGTCTTGCATTATTATTTTTGAATAGCAATTTTTGCATGAATCTTaattatattaatattttttagcgAGATAAATGAAATGTAAAAAAGTTAATTTTAGGGAAATCAAACGAGTTATTTAAGAGATTTGAATTTATGACAACtgtttttatttaaaaattaggtaaatagataaaaaaaatttTATGGAAAAGAGTATTTTATGGAAATAAATAACATAAAATGAGTATTTTAGGGAGGTCAAAAAGTTATTTTAGTGATTATAATTTATGACAACCatttttgttaattctttttaaaCAGAATTAATTTTCTTATTAGGTAAAAGGTTATTTTTGTAATCTCagtcatataaataattatgGGGTTCTGGTATATTGAACTTTAATGTTGGGCTTTCTTATATAATAAAAATGTGAATTGggctagaaaaaaaaaattcgcattttaaaaatagatcaaaaaatctaaaaccttaatatctttcaaaatatacaTTGGATTTTATAAAACTTCAAAGTTCTTTAAATAAGAATAATAAACTTTTATTTTACCCAAAAAAATTTAATTGCTCTCGAAATTAGTCAAACTCGAACATGTATGTCGCACATATATCCTCACTCGTTTATATAAACAAAATAATCCTGATGGATGCATCCAACTGAACTGGTAGCCACGCAGAACAATCATGGTATTTGTGTACTGAGATTTCCGGTAGCGAATTTTGAATTTGATATTACTAGAATTTTGGTGTTTGACTATTTGTTGACTCAAATGAGTATCACATATTTACAAATGTTTTTCAATCGCCTCGCTCAATGTTTCAAGGTAACCGATGTATGGAAATAGTAACTCCCAACTTTAATCAGTTAATCAAGAACATTAATAATTGTTTAATACCCACGAGGAGATTAATGGCTGAGCCTGTACGGCAATGGTGGTCCTGCAGGCATCCCAACTATTCTGGTATTGCAACTGGGCTGAGATTCCGCAGTTTTTAGCGAGCTATCCCCGTCACATTTACTCATAAGCATGACCATAAATGGCGAAAAACCTGCATAAGCTACTCGTCGGAAGCTTCCAAACTTGATTGAACCTGAAAATTGCCAATTGATAAGtatttttaagtacatgattagcCTGTCCGAAGGAGATTAATGGATCATTAATGCGTAATTTCGGACTAACAGAACTGATCAAGGGATGACCTTAGTCCAGGTAACACACTCTGCAATTTGAACAGGATGGAAGCAACGGGACATAATTATGCCTCTTTCGGTAACATGTTAGGCCTGCACAGGCCCTGGAGGATGAAGCTTCATAAAGGGGGATAATGACAGCGCTACCTGTATATCATTCTGGCAAAGTGAATTGTTTGATATTAACGAAAAGGTTTATAGCCGTACGGTGATTACGTACGGGATTACTGCCAGGGACCACCATGTGTAGATGTTTACCGGCGATACCGATGTTTAAAATGTATTTAACTTGCAATTAGCCTAAAACTGAAGTGGTCCAGGCATCCAAACTATTTTAAAAATGCAATTGGGGATCAGGAGTTGAAATTTTTAACGAGCTATGGTCCTGTCACATTTGCTCATACGTGCGTTTATAAGTGGAAAGTTCTCCTCTTGAGCAACTGGTACGAAACTTCCAAACTTGATTAGACATGAGCATTGTCAATTGATTAATACCGAATGTACGTACAAGTACTCATACAGTAGTATTAGTGTGCGCGATCAAGTACGAAACTGACAGAACTCATGATCAGGCCACCATTTAAAAATTACATATGATGTTTAACTATAAATTCAGGTGGTCCAGGAATGACAGTATGCAATTAGAAGATGAATATCAGTGAAGTAATCGAACATGAGCTTGTTAAGGACACACACTCGTTGGGGCTGAGGAGGGAAGCAGAGGACGAAGCTTCACGGAGGGAGACAAATGACAGCGCTAGCGGCATTGCACGAGGAGGATTATTAGAAAGACTAATTTTGGCATTTGCTAGCTAATTGTAGGATATGTTTACTTTACAACACTCCAAGAATTTTGGTTCTATTCCTTCCCTTTAGCAGTTATTTTGACAATCAACTATCGGTGGCTCACCTTTATACCTTTGTGGAGTTTTTGTGATTATAAGGGCGTTTGTATTCCAGAAGTTATAAGCAAAAACTAGCATCTACTTTACATAAACTAGAGTTTTTTTGCCTCTAACAAACTAACTCCCAGTTTTTCGACTGAACATATATAGTAAAAAGTAATTTTTGAAATAGTATGCAAACACCCTCTAAAAGAAGTCATCTACTGTTCTTGCACTTGCTACCCTTTGAGAATTTGAAAGTACTCCTAGCTAATTAAGTTGGTTGGTGTTTTGGTCAAGGAATCTTATAATGAAAAGAAACCTTCATTtctaatggaagaatttaaaactTAGAATACAAACAATATTCATGTACAAGTTAGTACACCCTGTACTAATTACCAACTGATTCATTTTTGTTTAGGTTATAGAAGACCTTTGACCACCAACAAAATGATCCATAATTCCATATATACTCAAGGCAGCTGGGGTTCAAGTGGCAAAAATCTATGCATGTGTTGTGTATCTTCAAAACCATAGATCATCTTCGTTAGCAGCTTCAAATGATCTAAGCTAAGCTCGTGCAACTTTTTAAAGATTGAACATCTGTCTATCGATATAATTCATGATCACTAAGAACGCGTATAATGAACCATATGTATTATTATCCACCACAATCATAGCAAAAACCATAGTCCCACCATGTTATGCTACCTTCTATTTCTAATAATGCATGGCTTTCTCAATATTAAGATCTCCGTCTAACACGGATTCTAATAATAGTGCACAAAACATGTATAAGGTGGGTCTAGATAGGCCGGGAACCCAAAACACCCCTAAAATACTAATTCCTGATTTAAGGAGCTGATAAGCTAGGGCGCGATATATGAATGTGACTGTTAACAACTATTTTCTCCGGAAAAAAACAGTATTTTTCAAACCTTGGTTTTGGCGATATCTTTTAATCTCAGTATATTATTTGTATATCTATACGAAATGCTAGTTCTACCTGATGGATAAACCATCAAACGACAAAATATATCAGCATGAGAGAAAACAATATCATTTTTGACGATGTTCACCGCTGGCAACAGGGCTTACTTTTAATCAGTTATTAAATTTCTAGTTAGTCCATATCAATCCCAGACATGTTTTTATCAAGCTAGGTGTCTGAAATgactttacttttctttttccttttgataaAAGGTTAAAATTGATTCAAAGTGCCAAGGAGGCACACGGGAAACATACAGTAAAACACTCTGTCATCGAAGAGACTGGCAGTGCTAAAAGAACCTAGCTGGGTGCGAAGTTACACATAAATATTTGCTTCCCAATTATGtaccaaatcatcaaaatacaaccCTTAAAAAGTTTGAGAGGGGAGTCCCCATTGAAACAAAAGTGATTTAGCATCTATAATTAAATCATTTGGTTCGTAATAATTGTTGTGGAAATTCCTTCTATTTCTTTCGATCCATCGAGTCCACCATATTGCATAAGGAAGGTTGTTCCATGTGAAGTTAtgaattgtattgagaaatttcttttcCCATGACTTAATGCAACCTTCCATTGTCTCATTTGTGAAGCCAACTTTACAGTATCAAGAAAATATGACCACACCTGATATTTAAAATGACTTTACTTGCTATATTACATCAAAATGACTTTACTTATTATATCACATTACCCTGTGCATTTAAAATTCGGGTTTATTCTTTGGTCGTATAAAATGGATACATTTGATGCAAAGATAACACTGTTGTTCTTTGTAAATGATGACGACACTCATTTTACGACATTTCGTCTTTTTAAGGTGATTTGGGTCTTACACAACACTATGTATCGTCAACTCTGGCTGTTTTTCTTGTGaaagcatcaacatcatcatgaCCAAACAGCTTTATGACTTGTTTCCCACATTAATATACACTAAAATAGAGCATGACTTGTTCTTCTCGTATAAAGTATTACCTCCCTCTTTAAAATGATAGGCATGCAATTTACACGCAAACCT containing:
- the LOC113344206 gene encoding zinc finger MYM-type protein 1-like — protein: MFDSNASLSVKGLVARWLTIRDSYAWLYYGTNVFRIIWKARNRLIIGKKSIIVHQIPQDARLLFTAYSKLEAAQHLQPENSLLNSPHWSPPEPGVKMFRPSSGDSFVGKGFRNWRKKTRLHNHNGKRNSAHNISLKNCVALLNQKQHINSVIFKKSEETKREYRKRLRASINCSRFLLRQGLAFRGHDEDEDEESHNRGNFIELLQWLADNNEEIRVDVLDNAPGNQKLIAPDIQKDITKCFSSEILSQIVKEIGDGPFSILLDESKDISSKEQVAIVLRYVHKDQVIERFLGIEHVNSTTVVSLKATVDDFFSRHGLSISRLRGQGYDGESNMKGEYNGLKLAVVVVAKKHTYVEHLYVIMSNLVNVVAGSAKHQDMLRSKQADAVFKALCSGDIVSGRGLNQERTLKRVNDTRWGSHHSTIVSLINTSSSIVTLLEDLVVDSDKKFEAKVLLDALQNFNFIFSLHLMRTILGITNDFSKALQRKDQDIVNAMKLITAPHQNSDMNDVFQREGRPRRNVEEVTNSYHYRAEYFNTVINMQLLELNNRFNETNTELLLSVACLSPIDSFSAFDKDKLIRFSRFYPRYFSPTQLVLLEDQLLNYIADVRSSNEFLDLKGIADLPVKMVETKKDIVYPLIYLLLTLELLLPVATTTIERVFSVIKVVKNRLLNRMGDEWMNDILI